Proteins encoded by one window of Vigna radiata var. radiata cultivar VC1973A chromosome 5, Vradiata_ver6, whole genome shotgun sequence:
- the LOC106761449 gene encoding ethylene-responsive transcription factor SHINE 2: MVQAKKFRGVRQRQWGSWVSEIRHPLLKRRVWLGTFETAEAAARAYDQAAILMNGQNAKTNFPKNQAQPDATTTPSAASSADHDNAFLSPKALSELLSTKLRKYCKDPAPSLTCLRLDADNSHIGVWQKGAGPHSGSNWVMRVELGKKQTKTESAWSSGSSVNDTAGNNGGVVVEEEEEEEEEDRLALQMIEELLNWN, from the exons ATGGTACAAGCCAAGAAGTTCAGAGGAGTCAGGCAACGCCAGTGGGGCTCCTGGGTGTCAGAAATTCGCCATCCTTTACT GAAGAGAAGGGTGTGGCTAGGCACGTTTGAGACAGCTGAGGCTGCTGCAAGGGCTTATGATCAAGCAGCCATTTTGATGAATGGTCAGAATGCCAAGACTAACTTCCCCAAGAACCAAGCTCAGCCTGATGCCACCACCACCCCTTCTGCTGCTTCTTCTGCTGATCATGACAACGCTTTCTTATCTCCCAAAGCTCTTTCAGAACTCCTCAGCACTAAGCTCAGAAAGTACTGCAAAGACCCTGCTCCTTCCCTCACTTGTCTCAGGCTCGATGCTGATAACTCCCACATTGGAGTCTGGCAGAAAGGTGCAGGACCACATTCTGGCTCCAATTGGGTCATGAGGGTGGAGCTTGGGAAGAAGCAGACCAAGACTGAATCAGCATGGTCGTCCGGCAGTAGTGTTAATGACACTGCTGGAAACAATGGAGGAGTAgtagtagaagaagaagaggaggaggaggaggaggataGACTCGCTTTGCAGATGATCGAGGAGCTACTCAATTGGAACTAG